One window from the genome of Armatimonadota bacterium encodes:
- a CDS encoding GNAT family N-acetyltransferase gives MVAETIVRELSEADLPALVRIHNAINPDVPTTVDEVRHEISRIDRRRYISEWMVATTTGGDEVVAYGGYRHVPWAHHPEKFFSFVNVHPDHQGRGIGSRLMDEILSAVMAHGGRRLKAWTREDRSRAVAFLQRYEFVEQAREFESRLDVAGVNLDRFRDYQERAARLGVTITTLQEELRRDTNCLEAVYQAHCVLDMGVPGDDPEPPTPPTQEEFLAQEVRHPRVLPDAFFLAKMGDLYVGESALKRSDGDPGLLHQQLTAVLPAYRGQGIAVALKAATIAYAQERGYRVIRTFNSSHNEAMLAINAKFGFVRMPAWVTFTKRLEG, from the coding sequence ATGGTCGCAGAGACAATCGTTCGGGAACTGAGCGAGGCCGACCTTCCGGCGCTGGTTCGGATCCACAACGCGATCAACCCGGACGTGCCCACCACCGTGGACGAGGTCCGGCACGAGATCTCCAGGATCGACCGGAGGCGCTACATCTCAGAGTGGATGGTGGCGACCACCACCGGTGGGGATGAGGTGGTCGCCTACGGCGGCTACCGCCACGTCCCCTGGGCGCATCACCCGGAGAAGTTCTTCTCCTTCGTGAACGTCCATCCCGATCATCAGGGCCGGGGCATCGGCAGCCGGCTCATGGATGAGATCCTGTCCGCGGTCATGGCCCATGGCGGGCGCCGGCTCAAGGCCTGGACGCGCGAAGATCGGAGCCGCGCCGTCGCATTCCTGCAGCGCTACGAGTTCGTCGAGCAGGCGCGCGAGTTCGAGTCACGGCTGGATGTCGCCGGCGTCAACCTGGACCGGTTCCGCGACTACCAGGAGCGCGCGGCCCGGCTTGGAGTTACAATCACGACGCTGCAAGAGGAACTCCGCCGCGACACGAACTGCCTGGAAGCCGTCTACCAGGCGCACTGCGTCCTGGACATGGGAGTGCCCGGCGACGACCCCGAACCGCCCACGCCGCCCACGCAAGAGGAGTTCCTGGCCCAGGAGGTCCGCCATCCACGGGTGCTGCCCGACGCCTTCTTCCTTGCCAAGATGGGAGACCTCTACGTCGGCGAAAGCGCGCTCAAGCGCAGCGATGGCGATCCGGGCCTGCTCCACCAGCAACTCACCGCGGTGCTCCCGGCCTACCGCGGGCAGGGAATCGCGGTGGCGTTGAAGGCGGCGACGATCGCATACGCTCAGGAGCGGGGCTACCGGGTGATCCGCACGTTCAACAGCAGCCACAACGAGGCCATG